A single region of the Fusarium fujikuroi IMI 58289 draft genome, chromosome FFUJ_chr05 genome encodes:
- a CDS encoding related to cytoplasmic dynein light chain: MATPPIPPNRLKQIATDACNSAIGSAEFYDHEKTEQWNSTIISSVLKAVISESTPEGASAPSFKFACNSTIVQHLVPTSALNKPRGGTEIKAEEPHISTSSEATATDGKPHVGRRGMHSATGAYWDQKKDGMWTFKYDGGEGKGLDVVVMLIWVAI; encoded by the exons ATGGCTACTCCT CCGATTCCCCCCAACCGCCTCAAGCAGATCGCTACTGAT GCCTGCAACAGCGCGATTGGAAGCGCAGAATTCTACGATCATGAAAAGACCGAGCAATGGAATTCAACAATTATT AGTTCCGTTTTGAAAGCCGTCATCTCTGAATCAACTCCCGAGGGTGCTTCTGCTCCCTCGTTCAAGTTCGCATGCAACAGTACCATCGTGCAGCATCTCGTCCCTACGTCCGCCCTGAACAAACCCCGTGGTGGCaccgagatcaaggctgaagagCCTCACATTTCTACGAGCTCCGAAGCGACTGCCACTGACGGAAAGCCCCATGTCGGTCGACGAGGAATGCACAGTGCCACAGGCGCCTACTGGgaccagaagaaggacggCATGTGGACCTTCAAGTATGATGGCGGTGAGGGCAAGGGTCTCGATGTAGTTGTTATGCTCATCTGGGTCGCCATCTGA
- a CDS encoding probable negative regulator of cdc42 produces MSSQPLLQTTPGKRIALPTRVEPKVFFANERTFLSWLNFTVILGALAIGMLNFGDRVAFISAFLFTGVAMLTMIYALVTYHWRAKSIRMKGQAGFDDRFGPTVLAIILLLAVIVNFVLRITDKSKNNGN; encoded by the exons ATGTCTTCCCAGCCTCTCCTTCAGACTACTCCCG GTAAGCGCATTGCTTTGCCAACCCGCGTCGAACCCAAGGTCTTCTTCGCGAACGAACGAACTTTCCTGTCATGGCTCAACTTCACCGTCATTCTCGGCGCCCTCGCCATCGGCATGCTGAACTTCGGTGATAGAGTCGCCTTCATCTCTGCATTCCTCTTCACTGGTGTCGCTATGTTGACCATGATATATGCATTGGTGACGTACCATTGGCGAGCCAAGTCTATAAGAATGAAGGGTCAGGCTGGCTTTGATGACCGTTTTGGTCCCACTGTTCTGGCTATCATTCTTCTACTGGCCGTTATTGTCAACTTTGTCCTCCGAATCACCGACAAGTCCAAGAACAATGGTAACTAA